Proteins from a single region of Catenulispora acidiphila DSM 44928:
- a CDS encoding LuxR C-terminal-related transcriptional regulator, whose product MLITAGTELMRSGLSAMLGRLPGVAQVQECADARQAVTLVEGHRIGIVVTAPPMPHGDFEALAAGASRNKARTLVVLRDYDLPPNEVVAQAVAMPADGYLLESELTAASLADTLVRVDHGEAPVPASLARGLLSRLRSVESEPIRRQFLLTPRELEVLELLVEGLSNKEIARRLSMSEHGVKRHVGAVLAKLNCPNRTVAVAFVLQKGLMYVR is encoded by the coding sequence GCGATGCTCGGCCGGCTGCCCGGCGTGGCGCAAGTCCAGGAGTGCGCGGACGCGCGGCAGGCGGTGACGCTGGTGGAGGGCCACCGCATCGGCATCGTGGTGACCGCCCCGCCCATGCCGCACGGCGACTTCGAGGCCCTGGCCGCGGGCGCCTCCAGGAACAAGGCGCGCACCCTGGTGGTGCTGCGCGACTACGACCTGCCGCCCAACGAGGTGGTCGCGCAAGCCGTGGCCATGCCCGCGGACGGCTACCTGCTCGAATCGGAGCTGACCGCGGCCTCCCTGGCCGACACCCTGGTCCGCGTCGACCACGGCGAGGCGCCGGTCCCGGCCTCGCTGGCGCGCGGACTGCTCTCCCGCCTGCGCTCGGTGGAATCCGAGCCGATCCGGCGGCAGTTCCTGCTCACCCCACGTGAGCTGGAAGTGCTGGAACTCCTGGTCGAGGGCTTGAGCAACAAGGAGATCGCGCGCCGGCTGAGCATGTCCGAGCACGGCGTCAAACGGCACGTCGGCGCGGTGCTGGCCAAACTCAACTGCCCGAACCGGACGGTCGCGGTGGCATTCGTCCTGCAGAAGGGTCTGATGTACGTACGCTGA
- a CDS encoding tryptophan 2,3-dioxygenase has protein sequence MDEPSLEQDLAAWSADPVPAHFPYLPVVGAFHRAGKHFVAASVLKHLDVARATLSQSPYPDPALARFLDVVLDKFDERYDYQTYLALSLIPMPESGASALEDATSGVAQRQHDRLLVQLGADALAFELAALDGRTDLFPHLRPDPPVAAKRCRLGLRSLGPALERLGLAEGLEPALRPGSEGDPLTAARQICARVRADASPEERRVTDLSILPVWTSHDEYLFLRVLQTFETRFALLAVRLQAALNALAIGRPRLAVAEVGNAQAGLEESFRLFSLLATMQIESFQEFRQYTEGASAIQSRNYKLVESLCRVPDGDRLDSPAYRSVPELRERVLQDPPNLDDAVWLGSQTGALSSTERREMAGALQGFAAQLLQWRQTHYRLAVRMLGDRPGTGYTEGTPYLREVRTIPVFAKSTPDISVRTSDPSAGRMPPRPSGSGS, from the coding sequence ATGGACGAGCCGAGCCTGGAGCAGGATCTGGCGGCGTGGTCAGCGGACCCGGTCCCGGCGCACTTCCCGTACCTGCCGGTGGTCGGCGCCTTCCACAGAGCCGGCAAGCACTTCGTGGCCGCGAGCGTGCTCAAGCACCTCGACGTCGCCCGCGCCACCCTGTCGCAGAGCCCGTATCCGGACCCGGCGCTCGCGCGCTTCCTGGACGTCGTGCTCGACAAGTTCGACGAGCGCTATGACTACCAGACCTACCTGGCCCTGAGCCTGATCCCGATGCCCGAGAGCGGCGCGTCAGCCCTCGAAGACGCCACCAGCGGCGTCGCGCAACGGCAGCACGACCGGCTGCTGGTCCAGCTCGGCGCCGACGCGCTCGCCTTCGAACTGGCCGCTCTGGACGGACGCACCGACCTGTTCCCGCACCTGCGTCCCGATCCGCCGGTCGCAGCCAAGCGGTGCCGGCTCGGGCTGCGCTCCCTGGGACCCGCTCTGGAGCGGCTGGGCCTGGCCGAGGGCCTGGAACCGGCGCTGCGTCCAGGTTCGGAGGGCGACCCGCTCACCGCGGCGCGGCAGATCTGCGCGCGGGTCAGAGCCGACGCCTCGCCCGAGGAGCGGCGCGTCACCGATCTGTCGATCCTGCCGGTATGGACCTCCCACGACGAGTACCTGTTCCTCAGGGTCCTGCAAACCTTCGAGACCCGCTTCGCGCTGCTCGCCGTACGGTTGCAGGCCGCCCTGAACGCCCTGGCGATCGGACGCCCGCGCCTGGCCGTCGCAGAGGTCGGCAACGCCCAGGCGGGACTGGAGGAATCCTTCCGGCTCTTCTCGCTCCTGGCGACCATGCAGATCGAGTCGTTCCAAGAGTTCCGACAGTACACCGAGGGCGCCAGCGCCATCCAGTCGCGCAACTACAAGCTCGTCGAATCGCTGTGCCGCGTCCCGGACGGAGACCGCCTGGACTCCCCCGCGTACCGTTCGGTGCCCGAGCTGCGCGAACGGGTCCTGCAAGACCCGCCGAACCTGGACGACGCGGTCTGGCTCGGCAGCCAGACCGGCGCGCTCTCGAGCACCGAGCGGCGCGAAATGGCCGGCGCGCTGCAAGGCTTCGCCGCGCAGCTGCTGCAATGGCGCCAGACGCACTACCGCCTGGCGGTACGGATGCTCGGCGACCGGCCGGGCACCGGCTACACCGAGGGCACGCCCTACCTGAGGGAAGTGCGCACCATCCCGGTGTTCGCCAAGAGCACTCCGGATATCAGCGTACGTACATCAGACCCTTCTGCAGGACGAATGCCACCGCGACCGTCCGGTTCGGGCAGTTGA
- the mtnA gene encoding S-methyl-5-thioribose-1-phosphate isomerase, whose protein sequence is MRTLDWEDGALVTIDQCALPHREDILRLRTVDEVVEAIKRLAIRGAPALGVAGAFGVAIAARTHDADGRVDEAAVRAEAERLASARPTAVNLRWGVDQALAALSDGPDAVLAAALRVMDEDDRMNHQATVNAADVIVGLCPDRPLRLLTHCNAGALATAGLRGTALGAVFELAERKLVEFVIVDETRPLLQGARLTSWELGKAGIPHRLCVDSAAASLMGRGLVDCVVVGADRITANGDVANKIGTYGLAVSAAYHGIPIVVVAPESTVDESMGDGKLIEVEERDADEVRRVLGMPVAPEATEAFNPAFDVTPAELITAVVTEARVMRPQGAVAGRAR, encoded by the coding sequence ATGCGGACGCTCGACTGGGAAGACGGCGCGCTGGTCACGATCGATCAGTGCGCGCTGCCCCACCGCGAAGACATCTTGCGCCTGCGCACCGTCGATGAGGTGGTCGAGGCGATCAAGCGGCTGGCGATCCGCGGCGCGCCCGCTTTGGGCGTCGCCGGGGCGTTCGGCGTGGCGATCGCGGCGCGCACGCATGACGCCGACGGCCGGGTCGACGAGGCCGCCGTACGCGCGGAGGCCGAGCGCCTCGCCTCGGCCCGCCCCACCGCCGTCAACCTCAGGTGGGGCGTCGATCAGGCGCTCGCCGCGCTGAGCGACGGCCCGGACGCCGTGCTCGCCGCGGCGCTGCGGGTGATGGACGAGGACGACCGGATGAACCATCAGGCCACTGTCAACGCCGCCGATGTGATCGTCGGGCTGTGTCCGGACCGCCCCCTGCGCCTGCTCACACACTGCAATGCCGGCGCGCTGGCGACCGCCGGGCTGCGCGGGACGGCGTTGGGCGCGGTGTTCGAACTCGCCGAGCGGAAGCTGGTCGAGTTCGTGATCGTGGACGAGACGCGGCCGCTGTTGCAGGGCGCCCGGTTGACGAGTTGGGAACTGGGGAAGGCCGGCATTCCGCACCGGCTGTGCGTGGACTCGGCGGCGGCGTCGCTGATGGGACGCGGGCTGGTCGACTGCGTGGTGGTCGGCGCGGACCGGATCACCGCGAACGGCGACGTCGCGAACAAGATCGGCACGTATGGCTTGGCGGTGAGCGCCGCGTACCACGGCATCCCGATCGTGGTCGTCGCGCCGGAGTCCACGGTGGACGAGAGCATGGGAGACGGGAAGCTGATCGAGGTCGAGGAGCGCGACGCCGACGAGGTGCGGCGGGTGCTGGGGATGCCGGTCGCGCCGGAGGCGACAGAGGCGTTCAATCCGGCGTTCGATGTGACGCCCGCAGAGCTGATCACGGCTGTGGTGACCGAGGCCAGAGTCATGCGGCCGCAAGGGGCGGTGGCGGGTCGCGCCCGATGA
- the kynU gene encoding kynureninase, whose translation MQDVATSSRTAETTATATAPTSRAECAALDAADPLAALRDEFVLPEGVVYFDGNSLGALPRRTMAGVTRMIEQEWGQGLIRSWNGADWYPMPHTIGERVAPLIGAAAGQTVICDSVSVNIFKVLISALRMRPTRGTLVSELDIFPTDLYITEGVRRLVPDSQMRLIGRDGPDLESVLGPDTAAVLLSHVDYRTGRLHDMAAVTDLVHRHGALMIWDLCHSAGAMPIELDACGVDFAVGCTYKYLNAGPGAPAFLYAAERHQDSVDQPLLGWSGHADPFAFEPGYTPVPGVGRFLAGTPPMLSFAGLLAALEVFEDVDLHQVRAKSLALAELVIARGDELGLDLATPREPERRGSHVTFRHEHGYQIVQALIEQGIIGDFRAPDHMRFGLTPLYTSFSEVWDAMDAMAEILATKSWQDERFLRQGTVT comes from the coding sequence GTGCAGGATGTCGCGACCTCTTCCAGGACCGCCGAGACCACCGCCACAGCCACCGCGCCGACAAGCCGCGCCGAATGCGCCGCCCTCGACGCCGCGGACCCCCTCGCCGCGCTCCGCGACGAGTTCGTCCTGCCGGAAGGCGTCGTCTACTTCGACGGCAACTCCCTCGGCGCACTCCCCCGCCGCACCATGGCCGGCGTCACGCGGATGATCGAGCAGGAGTGGGGACAGGGCCTGATCCGCAGCTGGAACGGCGCGGACTGGTACCCGATGCCGCACACCATCGGCGAGCGCGTGGCGCCGCTCATCGGCGCCGCCGCCGGGCAGACCGTGATCTGCGACTCGGTGTCCGTCAACATCTTCAAGGTGCTGATCAGCGCCCTGCGAATGCGGCCGACCCGCGGGACCCTGGTGTCCGAGCTCGACATCTTCCCGACCGATCTCTACATCACCGAGGGCGTGCGCCGGCTGGTCCCCGACAGCCAGATGCGGCTGATCGGGCGGGACGGCCCGGACCTGGAGTCCGTCCTGGGCCCGGACACCGCCGCCGTGCTGCTCTCGCATGTCGACTACCGCACCGGACGCCTGCACGACATGGCCGCCGTCACCGACCTCGTGCACCGGCACGGCGCCCTGATGATCTGGGACCTGTGCCACTCGGCCGGCGCGATGCCGATCGAGCTCGACGCGTGCGGCGTGGACTTCGCCGTCGGCTGCACGTACAAGTATCTGAACGCCGGACCCGGCGCCCCGGCGTTTCTCTACGCCGCCGAGCGGCATCAGGACTCTGTCGACCAACCGCTGCTCGGCTGGTCGGGGCACGCCGATCCCTTCGCCTTCGAGCCCGGATACACCCCGGTGCCCGGCGTGGGCCGCTTCCTGGCCGGAACCCCGCCGATGCTCAGCTTCGCCGGGCTCCTGGCCGCCCTCGAAGTGTTCGAGGACGTCGACCTGCACCAGGTGCGCGCCAAGAGCCTCGCGCTGGCCGAGTTGGTCATCGCGCGCGGCGACGAACTGGGTCTGGACCTGGCGACGCCGCGCGAGCCCGAGCGGCGCGGCAGCCATGTCACCTTCCGGCACGAGCACGGCTACCAGATCGTGCAGGCGCTGATCGAGCAGGGCATCATCGGGGACTTCCGTGCCCCGGACCACATGCGCTTCGGGCTCACGCCGCTCTACACGAGCTTCTCCGAAGTCTGGGACGCCATGGACGCGATGGCTGAGATCCTCGCCACAAAATCTTGGCAAGACGAGCGATTCCTGCGCCAGGGAACCGTCACCTGA
- a CDS encoding DMT family transporter, whose product MSIALAVTAALLAAMAFAVAAVLQQAAAASVPESKSLHPSLFVSLVRRPAWVAGAVLDVASYVIQGVALAFGPLVLVMPLASTDLVFALPLLAWRGGRRLTRAEVAGAACTAGGMAAFLVALPSVSGMATPGLADWIPLLAVVVVLAGVLLAIGIRVSGNIRTGLYAAAAGLLLALLDALTKSAADLFRNDGLAALGHWEPYALIAVGGSGLLLVQSSYQAGSLAISLPVIDTVEPVGSVLMGAVVFQEPLATSWALAGQVAAGALAVAGIVILSRSTLVQAAA is encoded by the coding sequence ATGTCCATTGCGTTGGCAGTGACCGCGGCGCTTCTGGCGGCCATGGCCTTCGCTGTCGCCGCTGTGCTTCAGCAGGCTGCTGCCGCGTCGGTGCCCGAGTCGAAGTCGCTGCACCCGAGCTTGTTCGTGTCGCTGGTGCGGCGTCCGGCGTGGGTCGCGGGTGCGGTGCTGGATGTCGCTTCCTATGTGATTCAAGGCGTGGCGCTCGCGTTCGGACCTCTGGTGCTCGTCATGCCCTTGGCGTCGACCGATCTGGTGTTCGCGCTGCCGTTGCTCGCGTGGCGTGGCGGTCGGCGGCTCACGCGTGCGGAGGTGGCCGGGGCGGCATGCACCGCCGGCGGGATGGCGGCCTTCTTGGTGGCGCTGCCTTCGGTGTCCGGGATGGCGACGCCGGGGCTGGCGGACTGGATTCCGCTGTTGGCGGTCGTCGTGGTGCTCGCGGGTGTATTGCTGGCGATCGGGATCAGGGTGTCGGGCAACATCCGGACCGGTCTCTATGCTGCGGCCGCCGGATTGCTCCTGGCGCTCCTCGACGCCCTGACCAAGAGCGCGGCGGATCTGTTCCGCAACGACGGTCTGGCGGCGCTGGGGCACTGGGAGCCCTATGCGCTGATCGCCGTCGGCGGCTCCGGGCTGCTGCTGGTCCAGAGCTCCTACCAGGCCGGTTCGCTGGCGATCAGCCTGCCCGTCATCGACACCGTGGAGCCGGTCGGCTCGGTGTTGATGGGCGCGGTCGTCTTCCAGGAGCCGCTGGCCACGTCGTGGGCGCTGGCCGGTCAGGTCGCGGCGGGAGCGCTCGCGGTCGCGGGGATCGTGATCCTCAGCCGATCCACGTTGGTGCAAGCCGCCGCCTAG
- a CDS encoding bifunctional aldolase/short-chain dehydrogenase, with protein MRNRWDENEAPADGDLLDQCVYVSRLLGADPDLVLHGGGNTSVKTVSRDALGRDVDSLQVKGSGWDLATIQRPGFAPLRLARLREILEAESLSDSAMMNELRCALLDASAPDPSVETLLHALIPDTFVLHTHADAVLTLTNLDDGEARIREALGEDHIAVPYVMPGFDLAKYCRDQLRGRGDALPQTMILLRHGVFTYGESARAAYDRMIEVVGRAEQYIAERTRAARSTPTPTMQASPSETTAPDILDVASLRQAVSRVAGVPMIATRSADAASAEFCYRPDLATVSQQGPATPDHVIRTKRLPMTGRDVDAYAKEYVAYYESQESPDADPPTTMVDPAPRIALDRDLGLVAFGRRPKDAGIAADIYRHTIGIVERAEELGGYRALSAADVFSVEYWELEQAKLRRAGGTPEFAGEVALVTGAASGIGRACVKALVARGAAVVGLDVEDAVTSIAPAPDYLGVVTDVTDSGAVKDAIAQAVDRFGGIDMLIASAGVFGPSRAMSDFDPQQWHGTLSVNTEAFAALLSQVHGLLKLAPRYGRVVLIGSKNTAAPGPGAAAYSASKAAATQLARVAALEWAGDGIRVNVVHPDAVFDTGLWTPEIIEARAAHYGMTVEQYKRRNLLRTEVTSEVVGAVVADVCGPSFRATTGAQIPVDGGSDRII; from the coding sequence ATGAGGAACCGCTGGGATGAGAACGAGGCTCCGGCTGATGGAGACCTCTTAGATCAGTGTGTTTATGTCAGCCGTCTGTTGGGCGCCGACCCGGACTTGGTGCTGCACGGTGGCGGGAACACTTCGGTCAAGACGGTCTCGCGGGACGCTTTGGGCCGGGATGTCGACTCGCTTCAGGTGAAGGGGAGCGGGTGGGACCTGGCGACCATCCAGCGTCCTGGGTTCGCGCCGCTTCGGCTGGCGCGGCTGCGCGAGATTCTTGAGGCCGAGTCGCTGTCCGATAGCGCCATGATGAACGAGCTGCGGTGTGCGTTGCTGGACGCGAGCGCGCCGGATCCGTCGGTGGAGACGCTGTTGCATGCGCTCATCCCGGACACGTTCGTGCTGCACACTCACGCTGACGCGGTCCTCACGCTCACGAATCTCGACGATGGCGAGGCGCGCATTCGCGAGGCGTTGGGCGAGGACCACATCGCAGTGCCCTACGTCATGCCGGGGTTCGATCTGGCGAAGTACTGTCGCGATCAGCTTCGTGGTCGCGGTGATGCGTTGCCGCAGACGATGATTCTGTTGCGGCACGGCGTTTTCACGTACGGAGAGTCGGCGCGCGCTGCCTACGATCGGATGATCGAGGTCGTGGGGCGGGCTGAGCAGTACATCGCCGAGCGTACGCGGGCAGCGAGGTCGACGCCGACGCCGACGATGCAGGCTTCGCCTTCGGAGACTACTGCGCCGGACATCCTTGACGTGGCATCGCTGCGGCAGGCGGTTTCGCGGGTGGCGGGCGTGCCGATGATCGCCACGCGTTCGGCGGATGCGGCTAGTGCGGAGTTCTGCTATCGCCCGGATCTGGCGACCGTGTCTCAGCAGGGCCCTGCGACGCCGGACCACGTCATCCGCACCAAGCGCTTGCCGATGACCGGGCGCGATGTGGATGCGTACGCGAAGGAGTACGTCGCTTATTACGAGTCCCAGGAGTCGCCTGACGCCGATCCGCCGACGACGATGGTCGATCCGGCGCCGCGCATCGCGCTAGACCGCGATCTCGGGCTGGTCGCGTTCGGCCGGCGTCCGAAGGACGCGGGTATCGCCGCTGACATCTACCGGCACACAATCGGCATCGTCGAGCGCGCGGAGGAGTTGGGCGGGTATCGCGCGCTGTCTGCGGCGGACGTGTTCTCCGTCGAGTACTGGGAGCTCGAGCAGGCGAAGCTGCGGCGCGCCGGTGGCACGCCGGAGTTCGCCGGCGAGGTGGCGCTGGTGACCGGCGCGGCTTCGGGGATCGGGCGGGCGTGCGTGAAGGCGCTCGTGGCGCGGGGCGCTGCCGTCGTCGGGTTGGATGTCGAGGACGCGGTGACGTCGATCGCGCCGGCGCCGGATTACCTCGGCGTCGTCACGGACGTCACCGACTCCGGCGCCGTCAAGGACGCGATCGCTCAGGCTGTGGACCGCTTCGGCGGGATCGACATGCTGATCGCCTCCGCTGGCGTCTTCGGTCCCAGCCGGGCGATGAGCGATTTCGATCCGCAGCAGTGGCACGGCACGTTGTCGGTGAACACCGAGGCGTTTGCCGCTTTGCTGTCACAGGTTCACGGCTTGCTCAAGCTCGCTCCTCGGTACGGACGTGTCGTGCTCATAGGGTCGAAGAACACTGCGGCGCCTGGTCCTGGAGCCGCCGCCTACTCGGCATCGAAGGCTGCTGCGACGCAACTCGCGCGCGTGGCGGCTCTGGAATGGGCTGGCGACGGCATCCGGGTCAACGTCGTGCATCCCGACGCCGTTTTCGACACCGGCTTGTGGACGCCGGAGATCATCGAGGCCCGCGCCGCGCACTACGGCATGACCGTGGAGCAGTACAAGCGACGCAACCTGCTGCGCACGGAAGTGACGAGCGAGGTGGTCGGCGCCGTGGTCGCAGACGTCTGCGGTCCGTCGTTCCGGGCGACGACCGGCGCGCAGATCCCCGTCGACGGCGGGAGCGACCGGATCATCTGA
- a CDS encoding Imm32 family immunity protein — protein sequence MTEPERQLTVPDYEPGGALRFAWAEGFRIEVDASDGEVVIRANSAGLVSLAQHCLTLAQAAVPAGSHLHLTDSVELEPGSGDLIIERASEQD from the coding sequence ATGACAGAGCCAGAGCGGCAACTGACGGTCCCGGACTACGAGCCAGGCGGGGCACTGCGCTTCGCTTGGGCGGAGGGGTTCCGCATCGAGGTCGACGCCTCGGACGGCGAGGTCGTCATCCGCGCCAACAGCGCCGGCCTGGTGTCCCTGGCCCAGCACTGCCTGACGCTGGCCCAGGCGGCGGTACCGGCGGGCAGCCACCTGCACCTGACGGACTCGGTCGAGCTGGAGCCGGGCTCCGGCGATCTGATCATCGAGCGGGCGTCCGAGCAGGATTGA
- a CDS encoding C1 family peptidase, which yields MHHGKTVGIAAAFATAAALTGVAAAPASASAEQSGATHHRHFATGLNIAQARAAERAGMAAQSGHSAQLVQLRGLRTADGLRADVPDSASLQQYALSPGDQGQVGSCVTWATGYSAYGILMNEQGISGDPMAPMYIYAQIAQGNDEGTNGDVALGMEQDQGIDTNSDYYQGSFDYTTQPDANERANAAHYKLSGYQTLPVGGGSEDAIKSAISQGLPVSVGFNVRQSFMDLSAQDASNYSYQPGDDSSDPVVGGHEVAVIAYTDQGVTIENSWGSSWAADGYVTVPWSFFSTGDVDELYAVGKLTQG from the coding sequence ATGCACCACGGAAAGACCGTCGGGATCGCCGCGGCGTTCGCCACCGCTGCCGCGCTCACCGGCGTTGCGGCCGCGCCCGCCTCCGCCTCCGCCGAGCAGTCGGGCGCGACGCACCACCGGCACTTCGCCACCGGCTTGAACATCGCCCAGGCGCGGGCTGCTGAGCGCGCGGGGATGGCCGCGCAGTCGGGGCACTCCGCTCAGCTCGTGCAGTTGCGGGGTCTGCGGACGGCCGATGGCCTGCGGGCCGATGTGCCGGACAGCGCCAGTCTGCAGCAGTACGCGCTGTCGCCGGGGGACCAGGGGCAGGTCGGGTCCTGCGTGACGTGGGCCACCGGGTACAGCGCCTACGGGATCCTGATGAACGAGCAGGGGATCTCGGGGGACCCGATGGCGCCGATGTACATCTACGCTCAGATCGCGCAGGGCAACGATGAGGGCACCAACGGGGACGTCGCCCTGGGCATGGAGCAGGACCAGGGCATCGACACCAACTCCGACTACTACCAGGGCAGCTTCGACTACACCACCCAGCCGGACGCCAACGAGCGCGCGAACGCCGCGCACTACAAGCTCTCCGGCTACCAGACGCTGCCGGTCGGCGGCGGGTCTGAGGACGCCATCAAGTCCGCGATATCTCAGGGCCTGCCGGTGTCGGTGGGCTTCAACGTCCGCCAGAGTTTCATGGACCTCAGCGCCCAGGACGCCTCGAACTACAGCTACCAGCCCGGCGACGACAGCAGCGACCCCGTCGTCGGCGGCCACGAGGTGGCGGTGATCGCCTACACCGACCAGGGCGTCACCATCGAGAACAGCTGGGGCTCCAGCTGGGCGGCCGACGGCTACGTGACCGTCCCGTGGAGCTTCTTCAGCACCGGCGACGTGGACGAGCTCTACGCCGTCGGCAAGCTCACCCAAGGCTGA